The window TCACCATCAGTTTTTAATGTTCTCACATTTAAGATATATCTTTTACAAGGAGGATATAGGTTGGATTTGTTTTTATCTAATGTAATCATCTGTAATTTAGGTTggattgtgtattttatttacatttaatataaatactgatttttaaagtcagtaattttctttattcagCCTGCGGGGTTGTAGTTCTCTGAAGTAAAAGCAATccatagattcagtgcaatcccgtatcaagctaccaacagtatttttcagagaactagaacaaataatttcacaatttgtatggaaatacaaaaaacctcaaatagccaaagcaatcttgagaaagaagaatggaactggaggaatcaacctgcctgacttcaggctatactacaaagccacagtcatcaagacagtatggtactggcacaaagacagaaacatagatcaatggaacaaaatagaaagcccagagataaatccacgcacctatggacaccttatctttgacaaaggaggcaagaatatacaatgtagaaaagataatctctttaacaagtggtgctgggaaaactattcaaccacttgtaaaagaatgaaactagaacattttctaacaccacacacaaaaataaactcaaaatggattaaagatctaaatgtaagaccagaaactataaaactcctagaggaaaacataggcaaaacactctctgacgtaaatcatagcaggatcctctatgactacccatctcccagagtaatggaaataaaagcaaaaataaacaaatgggacctaattaaacttaaaagcttttgcacaacgaaggaaactataagcaaggtgaaaagacagcctttcagAATGgtagaagataatagcaaatgaagcaactgacaaagaattactctcaaaaatatacaagcaactcctgcagctcaattccagaaaaataagcaacccaatcaaaaaatgggccaaagaactaaacagacatttcttcaaagaagacatacagatggctaacaaacacatgaaaagatgctcaacatcactcatcagagaaatgcaaatcaaaaccacaatgaggtaccatctcatgctggtcagaatggctgctatcaaaaagtctacaaacaataaatgctggagagggtgcggagaaaaaggaaccctcttacactgttggtgggaatgcaaactagtacagccactatggagaacagtgtggagattccttaaaaaaactggaaatagaattgccatatgacccagaaatcccactgctgggcatacacactgaggaaaccagaattgaaagagacacgtgtaccccagtgttcatcacagcactgtttataatagccaggacatggaagcaacctagatgtccatcggcagacgaatggataagaaagctgtggtacatatatacaatggaatattactcagctattaaaaagaatgcatttgaatcacttctaatgaggtggatgaaactggagcctattatacagagtgaagtaagtcaagaagaaaaacaccaatacagtatactaacgcatatatatggaatatgtaatatatactaatatatgaaatatatatggaattccatatatatatatggaatatggaatatatactaatatatatattagaaagatggtactgatgaccctatatgcgagacaacaacagagacacagatgtaaagaacagacttttggactctgtgggagaaggcaagggtgggatgattcgaAAGAATGgcagtgaaacatgtatattatcatatatgaaatagatcgccagtccaggttcgatgcatgagacatggtgctcagggctggtgcactgggatgaccctgaaggataggatggggagggagagtcaggatggggaacacatgtatacccatggctgattcatgtcaatgtgtggcaaaagccaccacgatattgtaaagtaattagcttccagttaaattaaaaaaaaataaagtgagtgaaagtcacttagtcgtgtccgactttttgtgactctatggactatagtccatgaaattctccaggccagagtgggtagcctttcccttcttcaggggatcttcccaacccaggagtcaaaccccaggtctcccacattgtgggcaaattctttaccagctaagccacaagtgaagcccaagaatactggaatgggtagcctgttcctttgccagcggatcttcccaaccctgaaaTTGAACCttggactcctgcattgcaggtggattctttaccaattgagctatcaaggaaaccctatagttctctgactaggtatcaaacccaggccccttaaAGTGGCATTAGTGTAAATATAATAAGGATTTGACTCGTGTCAAGTATATGGAAAGGCTGTATCCCTAATAATAATAAGATTTAGTAGTCCATATTTAGCTTCTGAAAACTGACTCTTTGATCTTTTTATACTACTTTTGCTAgagcactttttaaagaaattgagtgCGGTAGCGGTGAGTTTAGCTAggcctggcagggctgggaggctCGTCCGGCGTGTGGCCGCAGCCGGGGAGCCTGAGGCCGGGGCGTCGCACGCAGGCGCTACCCGCCTGGGCTGTGAGCCGGCCGCGGCCTCGGCGGCGAGGCCTCCCGGATGCCGGTTGGAGCTCTGCGGTGCAGAGCAGAGGCTGCGCCCGGGCCGCAGGCAAGGGTAGAAGGCCAACGGGTCCGCTCTCCGACGCGCGGTGgatgcggcggcggcggcggcgatgGACGCCCTAGAGGAAGAGAGCTTCGCGCTGTCCTTCTCTTCCGCCTCTGATGCAGAATTTGATGCTGTGGTTGGATATTTAGAGGACATTATCATGGATGATGAGTTCCAGTTATTACAGAGGAATTTCATGGACAAGTACTACCAGGAGTTTGAAGACACGGAAGAGAATAAGCTTACCTACACacctatttttaatgaatatatttctttGGTAGAAAAGTATATAGAAGAACAGCTGTTGGAGCGGATTCCTGGATTTAACATGGCGGCTTTCACTACAACTTTACAGCACCATAAAGATGAAGTGGCCGGTGACATTTTTGACATGCTCCTCACATTTACGGATTTTCtggcttttaaagaaatgtttctggACTACCGAGCAGAAAAAGAAGGCCGGGGACTGGACTTGAGCAGTGGTTTAGTGGTGACGTCACTGTGCAAATCATCTTCTGTGCCAGCCTCCCAGAACAATCTGCGGCCCTAGGTCTCACCTTCAGGCTCCGGGCTCTTCCTGGACGTCACCAGCTCAATAGACTGGGAGAGGCTTTGGCTAATGATGTCAGAAGAATACATTTTGGAAAGactgactcttctgcaactctTCATTAATGTTAAGTATTGATGGGTCAGAAGACAAATTACCTGACCTTTCTGGCACAAGACATTCTTGGTTTTGGTAACCCTAGTACTCCTCCCCGAGTAGACCCCTCTCTCAGGCTTCGGAGTCTGGCTCCTGCAGCAAACCCGAGTCCAGCATTCTACCTGGGATGCCTGTCCCCAGCATTCATGTCAGGGTGTCTGTGTTGGGAAAATTTACCATCATCAACCCTTGGCCCAGCAGGCCTCACATGTCCCAGGAGGCTTTTCATGCACCCACAGCTGATCACGGTTTGAGTCCTACAGCCTCAGTGGGGGTTTTGACTGGGAGTATTTATCTAGGAGTTAACTGCAGCTAGCTGCCCATCTCAAGATTTCTGAAAATCCTACCATCACAGCTAGTAGGAATCAACTTAGAGATTTCCTTTACCTAAAAGCTACATGTGAAAATCAAATCCTAGTCTTACATGTGCAGTCTTTTTACCACTGTCTTCTACAGGTCCAGATGTAGTCCCATTGTTTTCATAACCCTCGTTTGTgcgtttttgaaaaaatatttttatagatgaataCTCAGGCTAACCTAGTGGATACAATCTTGGAACTTCCATGATTACCCACTTCAAGATCAAAGTATTATATGCTGTGTGCTTTTTAGCTGTTAGTGCTATGAAAGCTAAAATGCTTTCTACCTTGGTCCATTTTACTGGGTGCCAGTGAATGTATGCTGGAAGTAGTCTAAAATATATCCTTTtcttagagcaaaaaaaaaaaaaaaattgagtcagttttttccccttgtatttctcattttctccacTGACTAATCTTAACTGGAAGCCAAATTCCTATTTAGTATACTTCCTTAGTAGTTTATATTTCTgagagatatagatatatatggaaatatatgaTGAGTAGTGGTATAATGCCAGCGACAGTCCCCATAGGTTGTCTGGTCCTGGCTTTGCCATATCTTCCTGGATTTTAGTGAAATAGCATGTTAGAGGAATCCTCATTAATGTCTTTATGTATTCGTTTCACCAGTACTTGGGTGTCTTCTAAGTGTACTGGACTAAATGTTGAAGATACAGAGGGAAAGGAAGTGCACTCATACCTTCAAGGTCACAGGAGCATAAATTAACACTTACAGTCCAATGATTCCAAATAATAGAGACGTACAGAAAGCTGTGTGAGTCCAGGGAGAGAGGGACTGATTCTGCTGGTGTGACACCAGGCAGGTTCACAGGGGAGCTCTGTTGATGGGGTCTGGAAGGATGAGCAGTGGGATCACAGGAGAAGAGCATGCTCAGCAGAAGCAGAAGTCAGCACAAAGGCTTAGAAACGTGGAAGAACTGTCACAGCAATAGTACACGAATTGTGGTATGGCATGTGTGTGACACCCACGTCCCCATACCACAGGCAGGCACTGCGGAATCATTCACATTTTTGCTGCTAAATTTATAAGTATCTTCAGTTCTCAGCAGGGTGCTTCAGGCAGTCACTGCCAGTTGTTTGGAGTTGGCACACGAGACTGAACCTGTCTGTCCTCTCTGCAGTGGGCGTCCACTGTGCCTGGAGCGTCGGATGTGTGTGGGAGGGGTGGACGAGGAGATCAGCTGGAAAGGTATGTGGGAGGGCTCAGGTGATGAAGGCCTTTTTGTGCCTCACGACTGAGTTTGTATTTATAGTCTGTATAGGTGGTGGATAGCCATAGAAGCATTTTAAGCAGGAAAATGATGTAAGCAGACTCTTCTGTTTGGGAAGATAAGCTTTGTAGAAGATGGATTGAACTGAGTAAGCTGAGGGCAGAGACACTACTGGGCATTTCATACTATCATTAGGTCTTAGTAGCCTCTAAGTTACCAAACCAGTTAAGAGTACTATGGCTGTTCAGACCAGAGGTAATGGAGGTCTGAATGAGGGAGTAGGAATAGGGAGAAAGAGTCTGAGGGTGATTTAAGAAATAGAACGGCACGTGGCTGTTTAGTTGTTGATGTTAcagtgggaagaaggaaggaatctTGGGAGGCTCTCAGGCTTACCACCTGGGTGCTtacggggtggggagggtgggatgcACAGGAAGGGGTGGGAAGATGATGACTTAACCCTTGCTGGAAACTAAGTTGgcccagaaaaaatatttttcttatggaGTCATGTTGATTCCTATCAAGTTCCTTTACTCTTCCGAAAGGTTGCAAATCAACTGTTTAATGTCACATGGTATCGTGGTAAGAACATAAAGAGTTGCCTGTAGAAGATGTGGTTCGATTCTTGGAAAGAGACTATCACTTAGTTCTAACCTCAAGCAATCCATATCACCCCtctgattctctttctttctctgtaaagggGAAATAATATATGTCCAGCCCTTCTTACAGAATTGTTACGAGAATCAAATGAGGAAATTTATGTAAGGGTATTTTGTCAAcacatatattgcatatatattttaactgagtcatttctttcctttataaaaaGATGAATGTTTCAAGATACTCTGATTCCAGATTGATAAAGAACTACTAAAACAGtcttaagtaaatatatatttggagTCCATAAAGTGATTCTTGAGTTTGAAAAAAAACTGGTGGTGTTTTTCATATTGTCATTAGATCTTAGTTGCCTTAGGTTTTGTACTAGAGTTTTAGTATAGATTATAAGGGTCTGAGAAGAGTTTAGCAGAGTATCAGAGAAAGTTAATTAGTGTTTGACCACCATGTATACTAGCTTTAAATtgaaaaatcatataatattcTTGAATTTagctttttttcactttatcacTTTCAAACTTGATAGTCACTTATTCATACTTATATTTAGCCTCTTTAAATCCTTGGGAGAGTATTGGGGAGCTTATTTACATTAAtagtaaaaaaagaatgtaaatacaACTTTTTTGCCCTGAACTGTTGGAACCAATTTCATTTGAGAACTGTAAGACAAGTCATAGTTTCGATGAAACATTTGGTTCATTCTGTTGTCTGATGTGtacaaaattaagttttattgatGGGAAATGAtgaaaatctgtttaaaaattgTCTAATGATAGTTGCTCCCTAACTCTGACCTCCTTTCATGATTAAGAATCGTTTTGATTCTATTTGCATTTGAAGAACTTAGTATGTTACTCATAAAATACTCGTAAAAgtgtattaaaatttaaatagtgaGATGTTTGCCTAGGTAGTTTTCATAGTGTAAATCTGATATACTCAGTCCCGATAGAGGATAGGTAACTCACTGGGGCAGATGATCTAGATGGCAGTTTAGGGTGCTGTATCTAAAGGAGGTGCCTCTTGCCTGGGAGGGTCTCGGCTGTGAGCAGAGGCCACTGTGGGGAGGAGACTCTTAGGAGAATATGTTGATAGGAAGCACGAGAACATTTGGGATTGACGCTTGGCAGTTGACTTTGTTTTATGATTTGCCGTCAATTTTGACTCCCCTCCAAGTTCTCGTTGTTCTTGAAGAAAGTGGTATAGTGCTGTGAAGTCTCATGAAATTTAGACAGTTAATGTCTAAGGGGAATTTTTGTAACCCAGATCCACACTGTACATAAAAGTGTCAGAAGTGTGGCTTCCATAGGGCCCGTCCCTTCTGTGCCAGTGGAAACATCATTGAGTGGTCCCGGGTTCCTGCCTGCAGTCCCCCTCAGAACTCTTCCGGAGGCAGCATGCTGAACAGCCGTTACCCTTCAGCTAGAATCTGCACAGAAGGGAAACCTCTGTGCTACGCAGACTTTGAGTGTTGCCAAATTACGCGCAGTAGACAAAGATAATTTTTGACTTTTGTTGAAAATATGCTGAAACTGAAGTAACTATTTTTAGTGGAAAATACTTGTCGTTTAATGATACTTGTTCTAtgagataatataaaatttagtTAATTAAGGTTgctaaatagaaagaaaaaaataacactctTGATAGTTAGCAAAGCATATTATTAGACCTTTGATTTCAGAACAGGTTGTTATATTTGGTTCTTCTGGTGCCACAGAATAGGTtgggaggtggtggaggggggaCAGACATCGGAGTGTTAGGTCTGTGAGGCTGTCAGCTGGCCTTACTCACTGGTGAGCCCATAGAGCCAGCAGTATTGTTGTAGACTCTAAGGTGTATAAAT is drawn from Odocoileus virginianus isolate 20LAN1187 ecotype Illinois unplaced genomic scaffold, Ovbor_1.2 Unplaced_Contig_27, whole genome shotgun sequence and contains these coding sequences:
- the LOC110150678 gene encoding ADP-ribosylation factor-like protein 2-binding protein → MDALEEESFALSFSSASDAEFDAVVGYLEDIIMDDEFQLLQRNFMDKYYQEFEDTEENKLTYTPIFNEYISLVEKYIEEQLLERIPGFNMAAFTTTLQHHKDEVAGDIFDMLLTFTDFLAFKEMFLDYRAEKEGRGLDLSSGLVVTSLCKSSSVPASQNNLRP